A window of the Lolium perenne isolate Kyuss_39 chromosome 7, Kyuss_2.0, whole genome shotgun sequence genome harbors these coding sequences:
- the LOC127318515 gene encoding uncharacterized protein — protein sequence MGLVLWHWFLLLFTLVSSSWSLNSDGLALLALSKNLILPSSVSSSWNASDITPCEWHGVLCDRNTNVFSLDLSSSGVSGSLGPQVGLLKYLVVLTLLNNSISGAIPPELGNCSMLDKLDLSENSLSGEIPESLGNLKKLSLLALYTNSLHGEIPPELGNCTMLDRLDLSENSLSGEIPESLGNLKKLSSLALYTNSLHGEIPEGLFKNQFLQYVYLHQNNLSGHIPSSVGEMASLRSLWLHGNGLSGVLPDSIGNCTKLEELYLLYNQLSGSLPKTLSLISGLKVLDVTGNGLTGEIDFHFENCKLDKFILSFNNQLRGEIPAWLGNCSSMTELAVVNNSFSGHIPASLGLLSNLTYLLLSQNSLSGPIPPEIGNCRLLLWLELDANMLEGSVPKELANLRKLQKLFLFDNRLTGEFPEDIWSIRWLQSVLIYRNGFTGMLPPVLAELKLLQNITLFGNFFSGVIPAGLGVNSRLRQIDFTNNSFTGGIPPYICSGKRLRVLDLGFNLLNGSIPSGVTDCPGLERVILENNHLTGAIPTFKNCMSLDYMDLSRNSLSGGIPETLNKCRNITMINWSENKLVGPIPPEIGNLVNLGVLDLSQNSLQGTLPMQISGCSKLYRLDLSFNSLNGPALTTVSNLKLLSQLRLQENKFSGGLPDSLSDLGMLIELQLGGNSLGGSIPSSLGKLIKLSIALNLSGNGLVGDIPTLLGNLVDLQSLDLSANNLTGGLASLESLKLLQALNVSYNRFSGPVPEYLLKFLDSAGSSFNGNSGLCISCNGSDFSCKRSNVLKSCGGSKKSRVHGRFKVALIVLGSLFIGAVVVLIICCILLKTRDSKTKDGGEAISNLLEGSSSKFREVIRVTENFDDKYIVGAGAHGTVYKATMDAGEVYAIKKLVVSARSSSYKSMIRELKTLGKIRHRNLIKLKEFWLRGECGFILYDFMEHGSLYDVLHRTRTPSLDWSTRYNIALGTAHGLAYLHHDSVPVIIHRDIKPSNILLNKDMVPRISDFGISKIMDQSSAASQTTGIVGTTGYMAPELAFSTRNSTQTDVYSYGVVVLELITRKMAVDSSFPDNMDIVSWVPHALNGTNQIGVVCDPALMDEVFSTVELEEVQKVLSLALRCTAKEASRRPTMVDVVKELTDVRSASVPSSKQVKPGPSGSSGLSSSVSESA from the exons ATGGGTCTGGTTCTGTGGCATTGGTTTTTGCTCTTGTTCACTTTGGTTTCATCATCGTGGAGTTTAAATTCAGACGGTCTAGCTCTTCTTGCTCTGTCCAAAAATCTCATATTGCCGAGTTCCGTAAGCTCCAGCTGGAATGCTTCCGATATAACTCCATGTGAATGGCATGGAGTTCTATGCGATAGAAATACTAATGTGTTTTCTCTTGACCTATCATCTTCTGGAGTTTCTGGTTCACTGGGACCTCAAGTAGGACTATTAAAGTACCTAGTAGTCCTCACTTTGCTAAATAACAGCATATCAGGTGCAATCCCTCCAGAATTGGGCAATTGTAGCATGCTTGATAAATTGGATCTTTCCGAGAACTCCCTTTCTGGTGAAATACCAGAATCCCTTGGCAACCTAAAGAAACTCTCATTGCTCGCCTTGTACACTAACTCCCTCCATGGGGAAATCCCTCCTGAATTGGGCAATTGTACCATGCTTGATCGATTGGATCTTTCCGAGAACTCTCTTTCTGGCGAAATACCAGAATCCCTTGGCAACCTAAAGAAACTCTCATCGCTCGCCTTGTACACTAACTCCCTCCATGGGGAAATACCTGAAGGGTTGTTCAAGAACCAGTTTCTGCAGTACGTGTACCTCCATCAGAATAATCTCAGTGGTCACATCCCTTCGTCAGTTGGTGAAATGGCAAGTCTTAGAAGCTTATGGTTGCATGGAAATGGATTATCTGGAGTTCTGCCAGATTCAATTGGAAACTGTACCAAGTTGGAGGAGCTTTATCTACTATATAATCAGTTGAGCGGGAGtcttccaaaaaccttgagccttaTCAGTGGCCTGAAGGTTCTAGATGTCACTGGAAATGGCTTAACTGGAGAGATTGATTTTCATTTTGAGAACTGTAAGTTGGATAAATTCATATTGTCGTTTAATAATCAGCTAAGGGGCGAAATTCCAGCATGGCTAGGGAATTGTAGTAGCATGACTGAACTTGCAGTTGTCAACAATAGTTTCTCCGGCCACATTCCAGCTTCTCTCGGCTTACTGAGCAACCTCACCTATCTTTTGCTTTCTCAAAACTCCTTGTCTGGCCCGATTCCTCCTGAGATTGGTAACTGTCGGTTGCTGCTGTGGCTAGAGTTAGATGCAAACATGCTGGAGGGTAGTGTTCCTAAAGAGCTGGCTAATCTGAGAAAATTGCAGAAGCTCTTTCTGTTTGACAATCGCCTCACTGGGGAGTTTCCTGAGGATATTTGGAGCATCCGGTGGCTTCAAAGTGTCCTTATTTACAGAAATGGATTTACTGGGATGCTACCTCCAGTGTTAGCCGAGCTAAAGCTCCTGCAGAACATTACACTGTTCGGTAATTTCTTCTCCGGAGTCATACCAGCGGGTTTGGGTGTGAATAGCCGTTTACGCCAAATTGATTTCACCAATAACAGTTTCACCGGTGGAATACCACCATACATTTGTTCAGGTAAAAGACTGAGAGTGTTGGACTTGGGGTTTAATCTTCTCAATGGTAGCATCCCATCTGGCGTTACAGACTGCCCAGGTTTGGAACGAGTTATTCTCGAAAACAATCATCTTACTGGGGCCATTCCAACTTTTAAAAACTGCATGAGCCTGGACTATATGGATCTGAGTCGTAATTCCTTAAGTGGAGGCATTCCAGAAACCTTGAACAAATGCAGAAATATTACAATGATAAACTGGTCAGAAAACAAGCTTGTTGGTCCAATACCACCTGAAATTGGAAACTTGGTGAATTTGGGAGTACTTGATCTCTCACAAAACAGTCTACAGGGTACACTTCCAATGCAGATTTCTGGTTGCTCCAAGCTGTATCGTCTGGATTTGAGTTTCAACTCTCTGAATGGTCCGGCACTCACAACAGTAAGCAACCTGAAGTTACTATCACAACTACGGTTGCAGGAGAATAAATTCAGTGGAGGCTTACCTGATTCTCTTTCGGATTTGGGTATGCTTATTGAACTGCAACTTGGTGGTAACTCACTTGGAGGTAGTATACCATCATCGTTAGGAAAGTTGATCAAATTGAGCATTGCGTTGAATCTCAGTGGGAATGGACTGGTGGGTGATATTCCAACTCTATTGGGAAATTTAGTGGATCTGCAAAGTTTGGATTTGTCAGCTAATAACCTCACTGGAGGTCTAGCCTCGTTAGAAAGCCTTAAGTTATTGCAGGCCTTGAACGTTTCCTATAATAGATTCAGTGGACCAGTGCCAGAATATCTTCTTAAGTTTCTGGATTCCGCAGGAAGTTCCTTCAATGGAAATTCTGGTCTATGTATCTCTTGCAATGGCAGTGATTTTTCTTGCAAGAGATCTAATGTTTTGAAATCTTGTGGGGGATCAAAGAAAAGCAGAGTACACGGCCGATTCAAGGTTGCTCTTATTGTTCTTGGTTCATTGTTCATTGGAGCAGTAGTGGTACTTATAATCTGTTGTATCCTTCTTAAGACTCGAGATTCAAAGACAAAAGATGGTGGGGAAGCAATCAGTAATTTACTTGAAGGCTCTTCTTCTAAGTTCCGTGAGGTCATAAGAGTGACAGAAAACTTTGATGACAAGTACATCGTAGGTGCAGGTGCCCATGGAACTGTGTACAAGGCAACAATGGATGCAGGGGAAGTATATGCTATAAAGAAGCTTGTAGTTTCTGCACGCAGCAGTTCTTACAAAAGCATGATCAGAGAACTGAAGACACTGGGTAAAATTCGGCATAGGAACTTGATAAAGCTGAAGGAATTTTGGCTGAGAGGAGAGTGTGGTTTCATACTCTATGATTTTATGGAACATGGTAGCCTTTATGATGTTCTGCATCGGACTCGTACGCCGAGTTTGGACTGGAGTACGCGCTATAACATAGCTCTTGGAACTGCCCATGGTCTAGCATATCTTCACCATGACTCTGTCCCCGTAATCATTCATCGAGATATTAAGCCGAGCAATATATTGCTGAACAAGGATATGGTGCCACGCATCTCAGATTTTGGCATTTCAAAGATCATGGATCAGTCCTCTGCTGCTTCACAGACCACTGGGATCGTCGGCACCACTGGATATATGGCACCAG AGCTGGCATTTTCCACCAGAAACAGTACCCAGACCGACGTGTACAGCTACGGCGTTGTGGTACTGGAGCTGATAACAAGAAAGATGGCGGTGGATAGCTCGTTCCCTGACAACATGGACATTGTGAGCTGGGTACCCCACGCCCTGAATGGCACCAACCAAATCGGGGTCGTCTGCGACCCAGCCCTCATGGACGAAGTCTTCAGCACAGTCGAATTGGAGGAAGTGcagaaggtcctgtcgttggCTCTCAGATGCACGGCGAAGGAGGCAAGCCGACGGCCGACCATGGTCGATGTAGTGAAGGAGCTGACTGACGTGAGGTCTGCCAGTGTCCCTTCGTCGAAGCAGGTGAAACCAGGCCCCAGCGGCTCGTCCGGACTGTCCAGCAGCGTTAGCGAAAGTGCGTAA